The Flavobacterium johnsoniae genomic sequence CTAAAAGCAAGCTCCTCTCTTGAAAGCATCCTGTAGCAGTCTATTCCCTCTTGCACAGCAAGATCCTGAATTCTGTTCATGTGTGAGGTGTATTTCGCAACGAAGTTTTCATGCGACGTTCCTTGATTGAAAATCGGTTCATATTCTTTTCGCAAACCCTCGAATTCAAATGCGTCTATAACTTCAAGTATTTTTTCTTTTGCATCGCAGGCTGCATTCACATTTCCGGAAAATTGCAGGATTTCATATTTAAGGATCATGCAGCATAGCATGTTTTCCCTGTATTCATTCTGTTCAAATGCTTCTGCAAGCTTGTCGAGATGATCGCAGTTCCTTCTTAGCTTCTCGAGCACTGACGGATCAACAGGCTGGAGCAGATCAAAGCTTCTGTATTTCCAGCATGAGAGATAATGAAGGTGAAACGCTTTCTGGTATTCCCATTTTATGCCCGCCAGGGTCAAGATGCCGATCGAGATGAAATATCCGCAATTCTCGGCATAATCCACTATGCTGTTAAGACGCCAGCGGAATATTTTTTCAAGTTCAAGCCATTGCTTAAAGACAGTGGTGTGAAGAAGATTCTGGACTCGTCCCGCAACGTAGACGGAATTCTTTGCCAGATCGCTGAAAAGGATGCTGGATTCGGCATCAATGATCTTATTGAAGGCAATGATTCGCAGTCCAATTTTTTTTTCATTTTCAATAACCTTCTGCATGGATTCGTAGAACTTCAGTATTGAAGAAGCTGGTTCTCCGCTATTGGAAGACAATTCTTCAAAAGCATTCTCAATCTGGAAAAAGGAGCCTGAATCCTCCAGATGGCCGATCTTTTTTACAGCCCGGTCGTACTGCTCTTTGGATATTATGTCCAAAAGATATCTGGTATTGAGTATAGTATGTTCGATTATCGCCCGACCCTCCGGGTCAAATTCGTCGGAATATTTCTTGGCGCTTTTCAGAAGGTCCATCGCCTTGTAGAGATCCCCGCGCTGAAAATAGGCAATGCCGCAAAAAAGGTAGAATCGGGGAGTTGCTGTGTTTCTTGGCCAGCTCCTTTTCTCCATTTCAATTACGGTGTCAAAACGGTGTGCATTTACAAGATCCGCGCCAAACTTGTCTATATATTCTATATTTTCCGATACGCTGTATACTATGTTGTCGGAATCAATGAGAAGGCTGCTGGAATTTGGGCTGTTTGACGGAAATCTGTAGCTGTTGATCCTTCTGAGAAGAACTCCGCTTGCATACGTTTCCTCGTAGATTTCCTGCACTGCCTGTTCAGAAAGAATTTTGGTGAAATAAATCTTCTGCTTTGCTTTTTGCTGCCATTTCCCATTTCTGCCCTTGATCTGATCCAGAATATTTTTGACGTTTTCGAAGTAGAAACAAGCTGAAGGATGGTGATAAAAAACATAGTAGGCGGGCATGCCGTTATTGAGCAGGTAGCTTATATTGGATGTTGAGATCTGAAGTCCGAAACTTCCATCGGTTCCCTGTTTGATTTTATTTGTCGCCTTCAGCTGGACAGCAAACCTGTAATTGGTGTATACGCTACCTCCTGATGCAGATTCTTTTTTCAGTTCGATATGAAAATCTATCCCTTTGTCACGCATCGTTTCAGATCGTATCTCAAATTTTTGTACAGGGAACCGCTTCCTGAACAAAACACTTGAAATAGTTTCAAGACTTTCATTTGGATTCACTTTTGGAAGATTTTCGTCGTCGAAGTCCTTGACTGCCATTTTAAAAAGCTTTATCTGTAAAATTAAATAAAAACTCTCATAATTTCATTAGGCGTGAAAAATCATGAAAAAAAACATTATCTGTATTTAGTGTGGGGATGTCCGTTAAAATCAAACAAAAAACTCAATCCAGGAATTGGATTGAGTTTGATAATTTGTAGTAGAGTGATTGTCTGGTGGCGATATCAATATAAAAAGCCTGTTGCGGACCAAGCACATTTTTTAATATGCTCTGCGAGAAAGGTATAAGTGCGCACCCTTTTTTAAAGTTTCAGCTATTTTTCTCGTATGTAAGCTGCGCTAATCCCGTTTCAAATGTTTGCGCGGATATAAACTCTAGTCTCTGTTCAGGTCTGCCGTCCTGAAAAAGCCTGGTGCCAGCACCTAAAAGAATAGGAATTACAGATATTACAAACCCGTCTATAAGGCTGTGCATCATCAGTTCATTTATGAGTTCGGCACCGCCGTCGCAATAAATATTTTTACCATTTTCATTTTTTAGATGTTTAATTAATCCGGGGATATCGCCATTATAAAAAATTGTTCTTCCAATTTGGGGCCTTTCGGTTCTTGTAATGACATAAACATCCCGATTCCCATTGTCATAATGTGATGGGCCTATTTCTTTGAGAACATAATCATATGTTTTTCGTCCAACTATCACGGTATCGATTTCAGAAATAAAGTCTGCATAGCCGTAATCCTCGCCCTGCTTTTCCACAAGCTTTAGAAAGCTTAGGTCATCATTTGGCTTTGCAATGTAACCATCTAAACTCATGGCAATGAAAAGTTTTATTTTTCGCATCTGTTTTAAATTTTTGTTGTTCTGCCAAATGTAGCGGCAGAAATTTAACCGCGCTTTGTAAAAATGCGACAAATTAAAGCAATGACGGTGAAAAGCCTGTATATCGCTTGATTTCATTGGTGAGATGGGCATGGTCATAGTAACCGCATTCAAAAGCAATATCTGACAGGCTTCGATTGTGATCTGATTTTCTGATAATATTCAGAGCATTCTGAAAGCGGATTATATTTGAGTATTCTTTCGGGGACAAGCCGATATAATTTTTGAAATTGCGTTCCAGCTGCCTAACTGTTGTGCAGTGCTTCTGGGACAATTCGTGGATGCCCATATATCCCTTAGCAGCATCAATGTCATTGATAACCGGCTGCAGGGGGTTGTAGCTGCTTTTCATCCGATCAGTGAAAAAGCATTCGAAATAATTAAAGGGGTCTGCTATTACCCTGTCGATATCAAATGATTTGGATTTTTCGAATTCGACAGTATTATTACTGAGTGCGCTTTGAGGATCATAGCAGTAGAAGTTGGAAAATGCTGCGGGCTTCAGGCATGCTCCCAATAAATGGGTATCGGTTTCAATTATGCTGTCTTTAAAAGAATTCATTGCTCCGACAACATAAGTTTTTCCACTGTCCATAGAAAGAGAACCGTTGTCTGTCATGCACTTGCTTCCAATATTAATCAGTATTCCCGAACATCCGTCCGGATATACGCGTTCCAATTCTGCTTTGGATTGGCTTCCTCTAAGTTCCCAAAAAAAGCTAATGAAAGGTTCCAGTTCTTTGCTGACTCTAATTATTTTGTATTCCATTTATTGCTGGTTTTAAGTTATAGGAAATGAATATAATAGGAATGCTTTGCGCAATTTTTATGTAAAGTTATGTATAAATCTGAAACACCAAGCATCATTGCACTGCAGGAAAAGAAAAAACGCAATGCTTATAGGACCGGCTGGAATTCCGAAGTGTTTTTCACTGTTCAATCAGGTAATTCTACCTGCGTTTTTTTCTGTTTTATTTTAATAAATTTGGCTAGCTGCATTTTTTATTCTGCGCCTTCTAAACTTAAATAATGCTTTAATTATAATTTGTAATAATGAAAGACTACTTTCAAAATGATGTGCCCATACTGCTAAAGCTGTCAGAGCATAAAGAACTGCTGGACGGCTTTCCTGGTGAAAGCGGAGATTCCCAGTTTGATGCGAGACTGATTTATAACCAGAGAAGACCTGAAGAGGCGCAGCTGATTATTTATTATAAGCCCTCTGATCATCTGTACCAGAAATTCAGAGCACTTGCAGAAGCAGGAACCAGCATCCTGGACTTGGTAAATCCTGCATTATCGCCATATGAATGGGTGAACCCGGAGTTTTTTGAGTTTTCTGAAAGCTCTCTGATAGATTTTCATGAAACTAATTATTTCGATCATGACAAGAAATCCGTCATACTGGTTCTTCGAAATTTCTGTCTTTTCCAGAATGGAAGGTATGCCGCTGCCGCAAGATTCAGCCTGGCAGACAATGCCCTTTCCCATCTCACAGGATATATCCAGTACGGCCAGCTTGGAACTTATGATTCAGATGACAAATTCATTGAACGGAATCATAACAGATGGACCAGGTTTGGTCCTGTCGAATTTATGCTGTCATTAAGCCATTCCTATAAACAGGGCGAACCAAAAAAGGATTTTGTAATAACCAGAGATGCACAGCTGGTTCTAAGGGATGACAGCGAGAAAGTAAAAGATCTGGATCTGCTTTCCCTCGGAGAAGACTTATGCCTGCTGATGTCCCTGTACTGGGAGAAGAACATTGATTTTTTCAATGCCCTGCTCAGGGTGAATGATAGGGATAATTATGGCACCAGGGAAGTCTTTAAGCTTTCCGGCGATAACTTTGATTCCTCGCAGGAATTTCATTTGAAGGACAAATATCAGAATATTTACGATTTTGCAGATTCGGTAAATTTTGAGAAATTCCAAACTTTCAGGGAGCTTATACAGGAGGCTGTTCCCAGACTGTTAAGGATAAAGCACCTTGATGATATTTCAGCTTTCATGGTCCTTTACAACATCGTTGAAAAGTTCAGGAATTATTTTTTAAATGAGCCCTTGGACGGCAGTGCTTTCACTGTAAAGGAAGAATATGTATTTACGGGATCAGAAGGCTCTATTAACAGGTTCATAAAAAAGAAGATAAAAGAAATCGGTGAAATAGTCGCGGACGCAGATAAACAGGAATTTGATTCTAAAGCTTTTGAGAAAGTATCCTTTATTAAAAAGACCGGCCTTATCGATCAGTTTGAGGGTTTTATAAAATATCTCAATCTGGATCCGGACGATTATGATGTGGAATTTGGCCAGCTTATTAAAGCCAGAAACCTCATTTATCATGGAAATCCGCCCGACAGGGATTTATCGCTGTGTAATAAGGAGCTTAAAGCGCTTGTCTATGATATCACACTTGCCATTATTGCCTGATACTTTTTAGCATTCAGCTTGTGGTGTCTTGGGAGCTTATTTTAAAAATCGGAGCATCCAAAATGGACGGGAAAACGATTATTGATCATCAAAACCATTCGCCTGCGCTTTATGTCAGCAGGAAAAGAGACAATTATTAGTTAATTGTCTCTTTAATAAGTGTGAAGATTTTCAGCGAAAGAATATCGCCTAGTATGTTGTTATTTAGTTCCTTGCAACTGAGAATACCGGAAGGCTTTCAATCTGTATGGTCTGCGTTGGATATGCAAGCTCAATTCCTTTTTCTGTAAAGGCACTGAAAATCTCAAGATAGACGGCCTGCTGGGCGTCCATATAGAAATTGTAATCCGGGTCATCGACGTAGTAGACGAATTCAAAGTTAAGGCTGAAATCCCCAAAACCTGAAAAATGCCCCCTGTCATAGCTCAGTTTATCTTTCGAGGCTATTATGTCTCCGACAATACCGGGAATGTCCCTAAGCTGTCTGTCAGTGGTCTGGTAGGTGACACGGATTGCGAAAACAATCCTTCTTCTTTCCATCCGTTTGAAGTTGCGCAGCCTGGAGTTGGTCAGGTCTGTATTGGAACAGACAAGCTGTTCTCCGTTCAGGGTTCTGATTCGGGTGGTCTTTATCCCGATATATTCGATAACGCCGCTGTCTGTGCCCACCGTCACAAAATCTCCGATTTCAAATGGACGGTCAAAGAAGATGACAAAATAGCTGAAGAGATCTCCAAGCACGGTCTGTGCCGCAAGCGCGATAGCAATACCTCCGACACCCAGACCCGCTACAATGGTTGTCACATTGTAGCCCATATTATCAATCAGAAATACGGCGCCTAATAGCCAGATGATGATATTGACGATAGCGATAAGCCCGCCTGCCTGCTTTTCTTTGCTTTCGCTGTCCTGGTCGCGTTTGATAAAGGACAGCACGAATTTTTTGAAAGCGGCAATTATAATTTTGATTATAAAAAAAGTGATGGCAATCATATATGCCGTATGAAGAATATTTTTTGCCCTTAGGCCCAAGGCCAAAGTCTGCAGGGCAAAATAAACGGTGCTTATGTACAGCAGGGGAAGAATGTTCTTCTCAATGACTTCCATTGCGAATTCATCCCAGGATGTGGCGGTTGCAGCCGCCCATTTTTTGAGCCGCTTGAAAATGTACACTTTGAATATTTTTATAATCGCGAAAAGGACAATTATAATTATCAGTGCTGTGAGCCATTTATATATTGTGTTTCCCCAAAGCGGGGTGGTTAAAATCTCATTCATGATCTTTGATTTAATTGTGTTAAAGAAATGGATACAGGCATGCAGTGCGCAGCGTAGTTATCTGTCTTGGCAGAAACTGCTCCAAATCGAAATCCAGCAGCTATTTCTGCTATTGGATCCTGTATCCGATGCAGATTACAGTTTCGTCAGCATTTACAGCATCTGCATCTGTTTTGTAAAGTACGGTGCCCGACTCGGGGGCTCTGAGAGTTTTTTTCCTGTTGCCGAAAATATCGGTCAGATTGCCTATCTTCTGGCTTTCTTTGATTTTATCCCCTGGCTTAATGGAGCTGCAGAATATGCCCTGAAATGGAACCTTTATGCAGGCCTTTCTGTTATACCTGAATTTCTTTGCGCGGGAAGGCTTTGTTGTGCCATTATTGTAGATTTCCAATTCTGCCATAATCCTGTAAAGCGCTTCTTCAGCCGATGGCTGGCTGGAGGATCCCTGTTTTTCATATCCGCCTAATGTCATGCTCAATGACGGAATTCCCAGCCTGACCGCCTGCTTCACGGCGCATTTTGAAGGCTCTCCTGATGAGAGCGGGTACGGATGGCTCAGGATGGTGCCGAGCCCGCTTGCTTCACTCAGGCGGTACGCCAGCATTGTCTGCTGCATGAATTCCGCATTGTCGTAGTAGCACATAAAAGCTATCGGATCACTGCCGGAATCGCAGCCGTTCAGCTCCAGAAATACATCAGTGGCATCAAAGACAGCTGTCGAAATAAAATCGGCGATCAATTCTGCCGCGGTTCCCTTGGCGCTGCCCGGAAAAGCATCGGAAAGATGGGACATTCGTATGTTGTCGGATTGGGAGCTGCGGCCGCTGTAGCGCTGCACATCAGCGTCGGGAATAATAATGAGGTTTCCCTTGAGCTTTTCAGGCATTATCTCACGGCGAAGCTGCAGCAGGGAAGCGGCGGCGGAAAATCCGCCTTCGCGGATTCCGGCGGCTAGGGTAAGGGTTGGACCTTTTTCACGCCCCCTGATTAGGGTCACAGGAAGATCAGCCCAGACCGAATCCGAGGATTTCAAACAGATGACCGTATCGGTTATGGAAGCATCCTGTTTTTCGAGGTATCTCTTAAGCGAGTTTTTTTGTGACTGGGCGCTATGGACTGCCAAAAGCGATATAAAAGAAAGAATTAAATTTTTCATTGCATTAAATGATCGATGATTATTCCGTCTGAATACAGAATAGCCATAGTGATTTGCAGACCGTCGGCGGGTCTGGTTTTAATTGGTTTAAACAGGTTTTCAGCTGTATTGGAAAGCGCCGCGGGAGTGCGGGCTGCCATAGTTTTACAGGGCATATCAGACTCTTGAAGCCGAATGTTAAAAACGGGCTTTTCTCGTAAGCCGTCACTTTTTATGTTTGGTTTTGCATCTGGATAGCGCGCTGTTATACAGGCTGGCAATCGCAGATGGCAGCAGAGAACATAAAAAACGGCCTTCTTTTACGTTATGCTGAGCTGACTATTGATAGTTATGCCATCGAATAGGTAAATTCGGAATTTAATTTTGAGTCTAGAAAAAATGGAGTCTGTGCAGTGAGTTTTTTAAAGCGTCTGCAAATGCAGTGTCCAGCTTAAAATAAGCGGTGCTTTTGCTGTGAGGAAGCGAAAGCGCGTCATCAGTAAATTTTTCTGTTAGGGATTTTAAAAGCGCAGCGGTTTTATGCTTCTCTTTCTTGTCTTGGGAAGAAGCGTTTATGCGGATTTTCTTTTTGCTATGGGGCGCATCAACGGCGCACTGGTGGGCTTTCCTGCCTGAAATATTCTGCATTTCGGCGCAATCGGCAAGCACGGAAGAGACGCTGTGGATTTCAACGCCGTAAAGCATCCGCATGGCAAGGAGCGCCATTATCAATATGCCTTTAAAATGCTTCATGCTAAAGAGAAAATGCTGATTTTATTGTTTGTTCCGGCCAAATATAAGGCATTTTAAACAAAATCAGCCGGCATAAAACAAATATAGCAAAGATTTAACTTCATGCCTTTATGCAGTCTTGCCCATCCAAAAGTGTAAATGCCGGTTCCGCATCAGAGTGCAAAAAATAATGCTGCGAACCGATAAAGGAAAATGCTATTTCGGCCTTTTCTATTCTATGGCTAAAATGGCGCGCTCTTCGGGTTTGCTTGACCATTGCACCTGCCAGACGCGTCCGTCGATCTGGTCCAGCAGAATGAAATTGTATATATTGGTGGTGGGGCTGAGGACAAATCTGTTGTTTTTTTCCTGATCGGGTGCTGCAAGCGCCTTGAGCGAAAGGGGAGACTCGAACCTGTTTTTTCCAGTGTCCCACTGAACCTGCCACATCTGTCCGTTTCGGGTGTTGAGTTTGATATAGGTCCACATATTATTAGTGGGGTATAGCCTGTATCCAGTGTCAATGCAGGGAAATGCATTTGCATTCGAAGCGGACTGGCTCTGGGCGGATGCGCTTATAGACATTGCGAATACCAGAAGAGAAAATAAAGTTTTTTTCATAATTTTCAGATAAGTTAGTTAGCAGTAAATTAATGTTTTAT encodes the following:
- a CDS encoding DUF4365 domain-containing protein, with amino-acid sequence MAVKDFDDENLPKVNPNESLETISSVLFRKRFPVQKFEIRSETMRDKGIDFHIELKKESASGGSVYTNYRFAVQLKATNKIKQGTDGSFGLQISTSNISYLLNNGMPAYYVFYHHPSACFYFENVKNILDQIKGRNGKWQQKAKQKIYFTKILSEQAVQEIYEETYASGVLLRRINSYRFPSNSPNSSSLLIDSDNIVYSVSENIEYIDKFGADLVNAHRFDTVIEMEKRSWPRNTATPRFYLFCGIAYFQRGDLYKAMDLLKSAKKYSDEFDPEGRAIIEHTILNTRYLLDIISKEQYDRAVKKIGHLEDSGSFFQIENAFEELSSNSGEPASSILKFYESMQKVIENEKKIGLRIIAFNKIIDAESSILFSDLAKNSVYVAGRVQNLLHTTVFKQWLELEKIFRWRLNSIVDYAENCGYFISIGILTLAGIKWEYQKAFHLHYLSCWKYRSFDLLQPVDPSVLEKLRRNCDHLDKLAEAFEQNEYRENMLCCMILKYEILQFSGNVNAACDAKEKILEVIDAFEFEGLRKEYEPIFNQGTSHENFVAKYTSHMNRIQDLAVQEGIDCYRMLSREELAFRPRWSIRDFPAFDFSIMPHENEGEKDILN
- a CDS encoding dihydrofolate reductase family protein; protein product: MRKIKLFIAMSLDGYIAKPNDDLSFLKLVEKQGEDYGYADFISEIDTVIVGRKTYDYVLKEIGPSHYDNGNRDVYVITRTERPQIGRTIFYNGDIPGLIKHLKNENGKNIYCDGGAELINELMMHSLIDGFVISVIPILLGAGTRLFQDGRPEQRLEFISAQTFETGLAQLTYEKNS
- a CDS encoding helix-turn-helix transcriptional regulator, which codes for MEYKIIRVSKELEPFISFFWELRGSQSKAELERVYPDGCSGILINIGSKCMTDNGSLSMDSGKTYVVGAMNSFKDSIIETDTHLLGACLKPAAFSNFYCYDPQSALSNNTVEFEKSKSFDIDRVIADPFNYFECFFTDRMKSSYNPLQPVINDIDAAKGYMGIHELSQKHCTTVRQLERNFKNYIGLSPKEYSNIIRFQNALNIIRKSDHNRSLSDIAFECGYYDHAHLTNEIKRYTGFSPSLL
- a CDS encoding mechanosensitive ion channel family protein; its protein translation is MNEILTTPLWGNTIYKWLTALIIIIVLFAIIKIFKVYIFKRLKKWAAATATSWDEFAMEVIEKNILPLLYISTVYFALQTLALGLRAKNILHTAYMIAITFFIIKIIIAAFKKFVLSFIKRDQDSESKEKQAGGLIAIVNIIIWLLGAVFLIDNMGYNVTTIVAGLGVGGIAIALAAQTVLGDLFSYFVIFFDRPFEIGDFVTVGTDSGVIEYIGIKTTRIRTLNGEQLVCSNTDLTNSRLRNFKRMERRRIVFAIRVTYQTTDRQLRDIPGIVGDIIASKDKLSYDRGHFSGFGDFSLNFEFVYYVDDPDYNFYMDAQQAVYLEIFSAFTEKGIELAYPTQTIQIESLPVFSVARN
- a CDS encoding succinylglutamate desuccinylase/aspartoacylase family protein, producing MKNLILSFISLLAVHSAQSQKNSLKRYLEKQDASITDTVICLKSSDSVWADLPVTLIRGREKGPTLTLAAGIREGGFSAAASLLQLRREIMPEKLKGNLIIIPDADVQRYSGRSSQSDNIRMSHLSDAFPGSAKGTAAELIADFISTAVFDATDVFLELNGCDSGSDPIAFMCYYDNAEFMQQTMLAYRLSEASGLGTILSHPYPLSSGEPSKCAVKQAVRLGIPSLSMTLGGYEKQGSSSQPSAEEALYRIMAELEIYNNGTTKPSRAKKFRYNRKACIKVPFQGIFCSSIKPGDKIKESQKIGNLTDIFGNRKKTLRAPESGTVLYKTDADAVNADETVICIGYRIQ